The genome window CCCCCTGGGCGGTCGTGAACACCTACTACAAGCTCCTGACGAGGGGCGGGAAGGCGGAGAGGATATACGTGTTCACCGAGGAGAGGTACAAGCACAACCTTCCAAAGGTGGTCTCGGCAATCAGGGCAATATCTGAGGCCTACAACCTCCACCCGAAGATAGAGACCGAGGTGGTGCCGGACTACGGGTTCTTCGTGGCGGACAGGAAGTTCAGGGAACTTTTCTCGAAGCTGGAGCGCGAGGGCTACCGCATGGGTCTGGACATAACCTCCGGCAGGAAGGCCCTCGTTGCAGCCGCCATAGTCCAGATAAAGGAGTTTCCGGTGTCCTTCATCGTCTACATGGGTCTCCTCGACACCGAGTTCCCGGACAGGCCCTACATGATGATTCCAACCCATCTCCAGCCGATAAAGAACTTCCTGGGTGATGAGAGTGAGGGAGATTAGCGAGGTCATCGAAAAGCCGGAGCTCCAGATACTTCTCAACGTCCTGGGGGAAATAAGGGTCAGCTATCCCCTCTACGGCCTTCCCCTGCTGAGGGCGAAGCCGACAGAAACCGGCTACCGCGTCGAGCTCACCGTGAGCAGGAGGGAGTTCAACGAGAGGGTCCCGGAAAGGCTCTCCAGCGAGCTTCCAACCTGGACCGACTTCTACGAGTGCTTCATATCCGCCGGAATAGTGAGGTACGCGAACATCGACGAGTTCCTCCAGAACCTTGAACTCTACGAGAGGCTCAAGAAGGGCGTCGCCTTCGCGCCCGACACCAACCTCTTCTACCACCGCTTCATCTCCGGGTTCAGACCCCTCGACGGGTACCAGATAGTCGTGGCCGAGGGGGTCAAGAAGGAGATAGAGAACGCGATGAACTACAAATACAGGCACAGGGAGCTGGAGGAGATAAGGCGCGAGGTGAGGAACGCGAGCCTGCTCAGGGAGTTCAGCAACAGGAGGACGAAGAGGAGCAGGAAGGCTGCCTACATAGCCCTCAAGGAGTTCGAGAGGCTGAAGGACAGGATAATAATAGCCGAGAGCGTTAAGGAGCCGGCCCACAACAACGACGAGATAATCGTCAAGTCCCTGAAGCACTACGACAACATGACGCCCACGCTTCTCGTCTTCCTCACCGCCGACATAGCGATAACCGATGTGGCCGAGATGGAAGGCCTGGAGTACTTCCTCTTCAGGTACCCCCGGCAGGAGATTGGAAGGCACGAGGTTTCGGCCTACCAGCTCAGGACGCTCCTCTTCAACCTCGCGGCCGTCTTCGGCGTCATAGAGGTGAACGGGATAACCGTCTTCGGCGAGTTCGGCGGCAAGCAGGGTCTCAACGAACTGAAGCTCGTCTTTCCGGCCGAGAACAGGGCCTACCACGAGTTCGAATTCCACCTCAAGCTGTCAAGGAAGCTGATGGAGATAATGGGGGGAAGGAAAATCAGCTGAGCATGCCCTCCAGCTTCTCCACGAACTCCATGCTCCTCCTGAGGTCGGCGAAGTAGTCCTTGGCCTTTTCGATGTGCTCCCTCTCCACCCTTCCGCCCCTCGCGAGGACGCTCGCCGGGGCGAGGAGCTGGACGGCGTAGCGGAGGCTGGTCTTCTCGCCCAGCTCGGCGAGGTACTCGATGGCCTCCTCGCTCACCTCTATCTTCTCCTCCTTCGCGCGAATCTTCACTATCTCCCGAATCTCCTCCTTCTTGTAGGGCTCGGTGTTGATTATGAGCAGCCTGTCGAGCATATCAATCGGTATTCCGTGCGGCGCCTCTATGTCTGTGCCCCTTATCTTCGTCCTTCCCCTGTTGGTGGCGAGGATAAGAATCGGCGCCAGCTCGCTCTCCATCGCCCTCGCGAGGAAGGAGAAGGCCTCGATGTCGAGCATGTGGACCTCGTCTATGAAGAGCACCCCCGGCACGAGCGTCGCCTTCCCCTCCTCTATCCACCCCTTGACGGTCTCATCAACGCGCTGCCTTATCTCGTCGCTTATCTCCATGCCCGTGCTGAAGAGCAGGCCGAAGATATTGCCGCGGGCGTTGGCAACGTCGAGGTCGTGGAGCGTAACGGTGTAGGTGAACTCCTTTATCTTGAGAACCGGTCCGCTGGGGAGGTTCACCTTGCGCTTGAAGAACAGTCCCTCTTCCTCCTTCGTGGTGCCTATCTTTGAAATCCTGCCCGTCTCGGCGTCTATCTGTATGACGTCGCCCTCCTCGACGCCCATCTCCATGAGCTGATAGGCTATCTCCCTGCCGGCCCTAATCGTCTTCTCGTCGTCCTTCGTGCGGAGGGTTATGACGACGCTCTCGGGGATTTCGACATAGGGGTTGAAGGGGTGCCTCGTCCTGTTGATTTTAATCTCCCTGACCTCGCCCTCGTAGACCTTCCTCTCCTCGCTGATTCTAACTCCAATCGCCCTCCTGAGGGCCTCCTTCAGGAACTCGGTCTTCTTGACCTCGGCCGAGTATATCTCGCTCCCCGCTATCTGGACGAAGGGCACGTCCTCGCCGAGCTCCCTCGCTATGCCCATGGCTATTGCCGTCTTACCGCTCCCGGTCGGACCGACGAGGAGGATTCCCTTGCCGGCGAGCTTGCCGCGCTTGATGAGTTCAACCGCTATCCCAGCGGCTTCCCTCGCCTTAACCTGCCCGACCATTCCGTCGGCCATGAACTTCGCCTTTCCGTTCTCGTCGAGACCGAGGCCCCTTATGTGGGAGTGCATGCCGACCCTCTCGAAGCTCCTGGGAGCCACTTCCTCTATCACCGGCATAACACCACCCCCTTAATCTTTCCGGGGGTTACTAAAAGATGTGGGCTTAAAAATTTGACGGAGGCTCAGGCCGTCGATCCCGGGCATCGTTCACCCCAAAGGCCAATGTCATCATCGCCATGGACCGTTTCGTCGGGAGCTTAAAAACTCACCTGTACCTGAGCCAGAAGTACAGGGAGGCGGTTCCGACCACGATGGAGACGGCGAGCAGGAAGACACCGACGAACCTTGCAACGGAAGAGTTCTCCCCCAGTGCCAGCCAGCCCATCAGCAGGCCCGCGGGAACGAGTAGCAAAACCGCTTTCTCGGATTTCCAGAAGAAGGCCTGTATCAGGAAAGCCCCGGCCAGAAGGTAGAGCGGGTTTCCATAGTTCAGGAACAGCAGGATTGGTAGGAGAACGCCGAGAATCAGATGGGCGTCTCCAGTGCGCTTCGACGGCCTTGAACGGTTAAGCTCCCGAACCCCCGCGAGGAGCACGAAGAACGCCGCCAGGAGAAGCGCGAGGGATAATCCGCCGCCCGAATTCTGGAAATACGCCGAGAGGGCCACGAGGAAGAAGGAGAGCACGATGAGTACCTCGCCCCTCACGCTCCCACCTCAGAGGACGTTGAGGTACTTGTGCACCTGGAAGCTCAGCCCGACGTTCTTTCTCCCCATAACCAGGGCCGCCTCGCGATAAAGGTTCATCAGTTTTTCCTGGCTTATCTCTATTGGCTCCCTCGGCTGGATTACGAGGGGAGCCAGGCCCTTCAGCAGCTCCGCGTACCAGCGGACGTTCTCGGGCCTCGTCTCGGACGTAACGACGAGCTTGGCGTAAACTTTGGCCCCGGCTTCCTTCAGAATCCTTATGCTCTCGACCTCGCGGAGAACCAATGAGCGCCAGTCTTCAGTTGCCCTAGCCGTCTCGTCCTTTATGTCCACGCTCGCGTAATCTGTGAGGCCGGCAACCTCCTTGACCAGTTCAGGAAGGCCGCCGTGCGTCTCCAGAAAGTTGTCGAAGCCGAGGCTTTTCATCTCCTCCATTAGAGCTTTAAGCGGTTTCACCTGAAGCGTCGGCTCGCCCCCGGTGTAGCTTATCGAGTGTATATCGCCGGTGTCGAGGCGGAGTATCGCTTCAACGACCTCACCGAGTGAAGCGGGGTTCGGCCTGTACTCGAACTTCCCGGTGAAGGCTTCAACCTCGCAGCGCCAGCGGAAAACGCGGGAGGCGTTGATGTACTCCCTGGAGTCGCAATAATTACAATGAAGGTCGCAGCCGGCAAAGCGGACGAAAATCTGCCTCCTGCCGAATGCTGAGCCTTCAACGCTTCCCCCTTCACCCTGCCAGCTGTTAAAGACCTCGGCCATTATCAGCTTCATCTTTTCACAGCCCCTCCACGTCGATGCCCTTAACCCTCTCGCTCACGTAGCCCTCGAGTATCTCGACCCTAACCTCGCGCTCCTCCCCCGTCAGGTCAGCCATCAGCTTGACGGCCCTCGCGTAATCCCACAATCTTCTCTTCGCCTCATCTGTGATCCTATCCGCCATGACTATTAGTTCCCCCTCCTCCGGCCTCGCACTGGCAAACTCGATGACCTTCCTGGCGTCCTCCTCGGTGAAGGTTCCCCTCTTCTTGAAGAGCAAGCGATCACCTCCATGTAACTGCACAATTCTGCATTTATTTAATTATGCAGTTAAGCAATTGAGCGCTTAGAGGTACCGCATCAGCAGTTCAACGGCCTCCTCGAATATCTCCCTGTCCCCTCCGTCGAGAACGCTCTCGAGGTAGTTGAGCGAGACGAGGTTGAGGATTATGTAGGCCGTGTTTCTGTCCAGGCCGAGTGAGTAGGCGTCGTAGTAAACGCGCTGCTCGCCGAGGGCCTCGTTGAGCATCTCGACGAAGTAGTTTATCTCCTCGACCGTCAGCTCGTCCCACCTGCTCTCCATCTCGTCGAAGTAACGCTCCATCGTGCGGAGCGTTTCAAGGTCGAGCTTCAACGTCCCCTCGAAGTAGGGAAACTCCCCGACGCGGAAGACCTTTATCCCCTCGTCGTCCTGGATTCCAACATAGTCCCACAGGAGAACGCCTTCTATGGGATTGTGGCCGTACTTGCTCGCCAGGTAGGAGAAGCGCTCCATCACCGCGTCCATATCCTCCAGGAACTCCTCCTCATCATGGAAGTGGATTATCCTGCTTATCGTTCCTGCCATGTCCTGCACCTATGGGAGAGTAGGGCCAACTGTTATAAGGTTTTATGCATAGGGACGAATGCCCGACGAGTATTGGGTTGCGATGACGTCGGGACCCCCAGGGGGGCGACAGCTCAAATGCCCCCCTTACAAACTTCGCCTGCGCGAAGTTTGATCAAGGTTCGTGATTCCTTTTGGAATGACTATCAAGAGTGGATTTCTTCGAGAGTTATCTTTGAGTGTGGATTCTCTCATAGAAATGCTTTTTTGGAAGGGTTCAAGTTTTTAGCGCTCCGTAGGAGCGCGGTTTAAGTGGAACCCGTGTGGGAAAAACTCCGTCTAGTGAATCCTCTTTCCAAGGACTAAATTGGGTGTTGAAATCCCTTTTCAAAGGAGCCTCGCAGAGGAATCACACTTTGATGAAACTTTGCCCGGCAAAGTTTCCAGGCAAAGGTTTATAAAACGTCCCCGGAAACACTCTCCAGTCGTGAAAACCGTTGATAATTAGGGGTGATGCTCATGGGAAGGACTACTAAGGTTGGTTCAGCTGGAAGGTACGGTCCCAGGTACGGTCTCAAGATTAGAAGAAGGGTCGCGGCCGTTGAGGCCAAGATGAAGCAGAAGCACGTCTGCCCGGTCTGCGGAAGGAAGGCTGTCAGGAGGATAAGCACCGGCATATGGCAGTGCCAGAAGTGCGGCGCCACCTTCGCCGGCGGTGCCTACCTGCCGACCACTCCGGCGGGAAAGGTCGCCAAGCGTGTCACGGCCTCCAAGGCCTGATTCCTTTCCTTTACCTGATTCCAGGGTGATAACTATGGTGATGGCAGTTTACCGCTGCGCGAAGTGTGGAAAGGAGGTCGAGCTCGACCTCGAGAACACCAGGGAAGTCCGCTGCCCCTACTGCGGCAGCAAGATACTCTACAAGCCCAGGCCGAGGGTGGCCAGGCGCGTAAAGGCGATCTGATTCTTTCGTTTCGAAAGCCTTTTATCGACCAAAGCGGGTTTTAAGTGAGGACCATGATGCTGATAACGACTTCCCACAGACCCACCAGAAGAACGAGGAGCTTCGGGCACGACCTGGAGAAAGTGTTCCCCAACTCCCTGTATCTGACCCGGGGAAAGAAGACGGTCCAGGACCTGCTCA of Thermococcus sp. JdF3 contains these proteins:
- a CDS encoding 50S ribosomal protein L37ae; translation: MGRTTKVGSAGRYGPRYGLKIRRRVAAVEAKMKQKHVCPVCGRKAVRRISTGIWQCQKCGATFAGGAYLPTTPAGKVAKRVTASKA
- a CDS encoding 7-carboxy-7-deazaguanine synthase QueE is translated as MKLIMAEVFNSWQGEGGSVEGSAFGRRQIFVRFAGCDLHCNYCDSREYINASRVFRWRCEVEAFTGKFEYRPNPASLGEVVEAILRLDTGDIHSISYTGGEPTLQVKPLKALMEEMKSLGFDNFLETHGGLPELVKEVAGLTDYASVDIKDETARATEDWRSLVLREVESIRILKEAGAKVYAKLVVTSETRPENVRWYAELLKGLAPLVIQPREPIEISQEKLMNLYREAALVMGRKNVGLSFQVHKYLNVL
- a CDS encoding PIN domain-containing protein gives rise to the protein MREISEVIEKPELQILLNVLGEIRVSYPLYGLPLLRAKPTETGYRVELTVSRREFNERVPERLSSELPTWTDFYECFISAGIVRYANIDEFLQNLELYERLKKGVAFAPDTNLFYHRFISGFRPLDGYQIVVAEGVKKEIENAMNYKYRHRELEEIRREVRNASLLREFSNRRTKRSRKAAYIALKEFERLKDRIIIAESVKEPAHNNDEIIVKSLKHYDNMTPTLLVFLTADIAITDVAEMEGLEYFLFRYPRQEIGRHEVSAYQLRTLLFNLAAVFGVIEVNGITVFGEFGGKQGLNELKLVFPAENRAYHEFEFHLKLSRKLMEIMGGRKIS
- a CDS encoding DNA-directed RNA polymerase subunit P, with product MVMAVYRCAKCGKEVELDLENTREVRCPYCGSKILYKPRPRVARRVKAI
- a CDS encoding RuvB-like helicase translates to MPVIEEVAPRSFERVGMHSHIRGLGLDENGKAKFMADGMVGQVKAREAAGIAVELIKRGKLAGKGILLVGPTGSGKTAIAMGIARELGEDVPFVQIAGSEIYSAEVKKTEFLKEALRRAIGVRISEERKVYEGEVREIKINRTRHPFNPYVEIPESVVITLRTKDDEKTIRAGREIAYQLMEMGVEEGDVIQIDAETGRISKIGTTKEEEGLFFKRKVNLPSGPVLKIKEFTYTVTLHDLDVANARGNIFGLLFSTGMEISDEIRQRVDETVKGWIEEGKATLVPGVLFIDEVHMLDIEAFSFLARAMESELAPILILATNRGRTKIRGTDIEAPHGIPIDMLDRLLIINTEPYKKEEIREIVKIRAKEEKIEVSEEAIEYLAELGEKTSLRYAVQLLAPASVLARGGRVEREHIEKAKDYFADLRRSMEFVEKLEGMLS